A genomic segment from Fibrobacter sp. UWR4 encodes:
- a CDS encoding N-acetylmuramoyl-L-alanine amidase — translation MAATLWAAQVDVETFAKSKQASFHWYPVQKTITLAGASDTAKMAIGLPYVSFNGKSVDLKVAPVLKDNKIWLDAADTSKFQFARPISSSATAKVSSSSSAVKTASSSSAIKPASSSSAVAVTVAAPKNETAGTREVKTIVIDPGHGGKDSGALGAKAQEKDIVLAVGKLLKKELEKEGFKVKMTRDKDVFIELGQRANLANQWDGDLFISLHCNAIDASPEKKKQIKGYHVYVLRAPESEEDKAIARRENKVATLYGEKNAKEELTPIEWFKLEARLEKYKQNSYMFTEELLKANDGYKIRKQAGGVGGAGFMVLVGALMPAVLYEIGFISNPDDEAYMMSSAGQKDIAERISKAVASYKAAVHNYRETLGR, via the coding sequence ATGGCAGCTACCCTCTGGGCGGCTCAGGTGGACGTGGAAACTTTTGCAAAAAGCAAACAGGCATCTTTCCACTGGTATCCTGTCCAAAAGACAATTACCCTGGCAGGAGCATCCGACACAGCCAAAATGGCCATCGGACTCCCCTACGTTTCCTTCAACGGGAAATCCGTAGATCTTAAGGTCGCTCCCGTCCTGAAAGACAACAAAATTTGGCTTGATGCGGCAGACACATCCAAGTTCCAATTTGCAAGACCCATTAGCAGTTCCGCTACTGCAAAGGTTTCCAGCAGTTCCAGCGCGGTAAAGACGGCAAGCAGCTCTAGTGCGATAAAGCCTGCTAGCAGTTCCAGCGCAGTTGCAGTGACGGTAGCCGCACCTAAGAACGAAACCGCAGGAACTCGAGAAGTAAAGACCATCGTCATCGACCCCGGTCACGGCGGTAAGGACTCCGGCGCTCTTGGCGCAAAAGCACAGGAAAAGGACATCGTTCTCGCCGTAGGAAAGCTTCTCAAGAAGGAACTGGAAAAGGAAGGCTTCAAGGTCAAGATGACTCGCGACAAGGACGTGTTCATCGAACTAGGCCAGCGAGCAAATCTCGCCAACCAGTGGGATGGGGACCTGTTCATCAGCCTCCATTGCAACGCCATTGACGCCTCCCCCGAAAAGAAGAAACAAATCAAGGGTTATCACGTTTACGTTCTTCGCGCCCCCGAGAGTGAAGAAGACAAGGCCATTGCCCGTCGCGAAAACAAGGTGGCCACCCTCTATGGCGAAAAGAACGCCAAGGAAGAACTGACTCCTATTGAATGGTTCAAGCTGGAAGCCCGTCTTGAAAAATACAAGCAGAACAGCTACATGTTCACCGAGGAACTACTCAAGGCCAACGACGGCTACAAGATCCGCAAGCAGGCGGGTGGCGTAGGCGGTGCAGGCTTCATGGTCCTGGTAGGCGCATTGATGCCTGCAGTGCTCTACGAAATCGGCTTCATCAGCAACCCCGACGACGAAGCCTACATGATGAGCTCCGCCGGACAGAAGGATATTGCAGAACGCATTTCCAAGGCCGTAGCAAGCTACAAGGCAGCAGTCCACAACTACAGAGAAACTTTGGGCCGATAA